A stretch of Gasterosteus aculeatus chromosome 4, fGasAcu3.hap1.1, whole genome shotgun sequence DNA encodes these proteins:
- the nup50 gene encoding nuclear pore complex protein Nup50 has translation MAKRIADKELTDRNWDQEEEGEEAGTFLVASEDVLKSRPIKKAKRRNTGEVEGSGSFKGFKGFSLATAPSGGGGIASTPTAFSGFGNGAGFAGLGGLANGNSIAPAFRGFSSPSATGPPAPGLSFTGPASSDITAQQTNGSPQAAGSSKEYSRQLTALNCSVRDWITKHVNGNPLCDLNPIFRDYERHLASIERQYGAGSSSADEDKKTTPPAAPPAAPPSSSSTATPFSFGKAPTDDPSKGPGVTFNFGQKVDGCVLGALGSKATHPSFSFASGQTSVFASVSGTKAEEARRPDENGEEESEEPPKAEVKEVKEDDAFYSKKCKLFYKKDSEFKEKGVGTLHLKHTEDAKVQMIIRADTNLGNILLNILLQASMPFSRVGKNNVMVVCVPNPAVDDKNPGCPVPLLIRVKTAEDADELHRTLEEKKG, from the exons ATGGCGAAGAGGATCGCTGACAAGGAGCTAACGGACCGGAACtgggaccaggaggaggagggagaggag GCCGGGACGTTTCTAGTCGCGAGTGAAGATGTGTTGAAGAGCCGGCCGATCAAGAAGGCCAAACGCAGGAACACCGGAGAG gtCGAGGGCAGCGGATCCTTTAAAGGGTTTAAAGGTTTTTCTCTGGCGACGGCGccaagcggcggcggcggcatcgCCTCCACTCCGACGGCGTTCTCTGGTTTCGGGAACGGCGCCGGCTTCGCGGGCCTCGGAGGCCTCGCCAACGGAAACAGCATCGCTCCGGCGTTCAGAGggttctcctctccctctgcgaCGGGCCCCCCCGCACCGG GTCTGTCGTTCACTGGCCCCGCCTCCTCTGACATCACAGCCCAGCAGACCAACGGCTCGCCGCAGGCGGCCGGCAGCAGCAAGGAGTACAGCCGGCAGCTGACGGCCCTGAACTGCTCGGTGAGGGACTGGATCACCAAGCACGTGAACGGGAACCCGCTCTGCGACCTCAACCCCATCTTCAGGGACTACGAGCGCCACCTGGCCAGCATCGAGCGCCAGTACGGagccggctcctcctccgccgACGAGGACAAGAAGACGACGCCCCCGGCCgcccctcctgctgctcctccctcctcctcctccacggcgaCTCCGTTCTCCTTCGGCAAAGCTCCGACAGACGACCCGTCCAAAGGCCCCGGCGTCACGTTTAACTTCGGCCAGAAGGTGGACGGCTGCGTCCTCGGCGCTCTGGGCTCCAAAGCGACGCACCCGAGCTTCTCCTTCGCCTCCGGCCAGACCTCCGTGTTCGCGTCCGTCAGCGGAACCAAGGCGGAGGAGGCGCGGCGCCCCG ACGAGAACGGAGAAGAAGAGTCGGAGGAGCCGCCGAAGGCCGAGGTCAAGGAGGTGAAAGAAGACGACGCCTTTTACTCCAAGAA GTGCAAACTGTTCTACAAAAAGGACTCAGAGTTCAAAGAGAAAGGAGTCGGAACGCTTCACCTCAAACACACCGAGGACGCTAAAGTTCAGATGATCATCCGCGCCGACACCAAcctgg ggaacATCCTGCTGAACATCCTGCTGCAGGCCTCCATGCCGTTCTCGCGGGTCGGTAAGAACAACGTGATGGTCGTGTGCGTCCCCAACCCGGCCGTGGACGACAAGAACCCCGGCTGTCCCGTCCCGCTGCTCATCCGGGTGAAGACGGCCGAGGACGCCGACGAGCTGCACAGGacgctggaggagaagaagggctGA